In Bacteriovorax stolpii, a single genomic region encodes these proteins:
- a CDS encoding site-2 protease family protein, whose translation MEDFIYRVAISLPAFLLAIVCHEAAHAWMAKRFGDTTGEQLGRLSLNPLVHYDPIGTVIFPLIGAMLGGTMFGWAKPVPVDTRRFKNIRSGIFWVSFAGPLANIILMFISAILLAFMFTKVSPDFSYFQVFTEMLKSAVTINVLLAVFNLIPFPPLDGSKMVSSMLDYNAARKFEDLQRYSFVFLIILIMTPVLSWIMSPALWASNLIVNIFINIFAGF comes from the coding sequence ATGGAAGATTTTATTTATAGAGTAGCAATTTCACTCCCTGCTTTCCTCCTGGCCATTGTGTGCCACGAGGCAGCGCACGCATGGATGGCTAAGCGTTTTGGTGACACAACTGGTGAGCAATTAGGACGACTTAGCCTAAACCCATTGGTGCACTACGATCCGATTGGAACAGTGATTTTCCCGTTAATCGGGGCCATGCTTGGTGGAACGATGTTCGGCTGGGCAAAACCAGTTCCGGTCGACACAAGAAGATTCAAAAACATTCGCTCAGGTATTTTCTGGGTGAGTTTCGCAGGCCCTTTGGCAAACATCATCCTGATGTTCATCTCAGCTATCCTGCTTGCTTTCATGTTTACAAAAGTTTCTCCAGACTTTTCATACTTTCAGGTTTTCACTGAAATGCTTAAGAGCGCAGTAACGATCAACGTTCTTCTGGCCGTATTCAACTTGATTCCATTCCCACCACTTGATGGATCGAAAATGGTTTCTTCAATGCTTGATTACAATGCCGCTCGCAAGTTTGAAGATCTTCAACGTTACAGTTTTGTCTTTTTAATTATTTTGATTATGACTCCGGTGCTGAGCTGGATTATGTCTCCAGCACTATGGGCAAGTAACCTTATCGTTAATATTTTTATTAACATCTTTGCAGGTTTTTAA